Proteins found in one Bacteroidales bacterium genomic segment:
- a CDS encoding T9SS type A sorting domain-containing protein: protein MKTILIITGLLLSLYLQGQTTPPVSFEYDNDGNMTARYVVSLSRMKADTDTSSAETMAAQQKEEIPSIMMGEQKITIYPNPTSGKITLAITNLDARQKNTFFLYDSTGRLVLSSQIKSESTSIEIKGPAGMYLLDIRLGEVVSKWKIIKE from the coding sequence ATGAAGACAATTCTAATCATCACCGGATTATTACTGTCCCTTTATTTGCAGGGACAGACGACTCCCCCCGTTTCATTCGAATACGATAACGACGGGAATATGACAGCCCGTTATGTCGTTTCCCTGTCAAGAATGAAAGCGGATACTGATACCAGCAGTGCCGAAACCATGGCTGCACAGCAGAAAGAAGAAATCCCGTCAATAATGATGGGCGAACAGAAAATTACAATATATCCGAACCCGACCTCCGGGAAAATCACTTTGGCGATTACAAACCTGGATGCACGCCAGAAAAACACTTTTTTCCTGTATGACAGCACAGGACGATTAGTATTGTCCTCACAGATAAAATCGGAATCGACATCTATAGAAATCAAAGGCCCGGCAGGAATGTACCTGTTGGATATCCGCCTGGGAGAAGTTGTATCGAAATGGAAAATCATTAAAGAATAA
- a CDS encoding FG-GAP-like repeat-containing protein, with translation MKYLSIYLLLLLSLRAAGQQSITRSINESGSTKEHIARDYVKFSNGYRYKATGSYRMRAAIDEHIVISADYQSTPPSEARGLNTSYAVGSTQGVAGVTPTGAATYQIPIAIPPGTGGVQPNLSLAYNSQNSNGLLGYGWNLAGVSVISRSGKTYHHDAKTEAIQLNNTDNLMLDGQRLMLASGTNLTNGAQYRTEIESFSEIACKTIGASLYFEVKTRDGWLLEYGTTTDSYIEAAGSSVPLCWLLAKVTDPSGNYMTYSYTENNSTGEFRLKQIDYTGNTGLSPYNRIEFFYEMRTDQETSYIAGNVAKQTVLLRRIKATSTNINFREYKFNYFFDGFYSKLTEIEEYGQNNVRFNSTLVNWGEGDVTPGEEDYGWIHPAKSSGSNILFGDFNGDGKTDFIEYPVKNSYTTEDKLSLYLATSYYGIVEFYKKSSISLSEGFRRAFLADMNGDGKMDVVLVSAAPNGTYRYNYYFSDGERLTYNYKGFNTGNTSNNIEEIAGDFNGNGKYEILIKDSQRLYDENGNLIATGGITWGQRHYDELPYDRNIIDFNGNGKLDLLVLDNSGYRVYELNGSSFTLICSGTDLKYTSSFDYSPLVGDFNGDGNSDILVQRYSTNEYYILFSKGTAFEKKSLPNLNITGKWFAADFNRDGRTDIIHCSRNNGYGFPMRIGLFDGQGFQFETVRSDLITASDMNMETSWKYLYFSDFNGDGVPEICFTRYIDALILKSLDKKQNLLLQSITDGLNRRISFTYTPMTSSDVYSRTTESHSFPVISMQVPLYLVKSMSIMNNSGFNDHISYYYTDARIHRQGKGFLGFGQVEQINYQQNRKTITHYDHNTFYYMVYTTKQEVKNYSGTTDISTVDYTNNYLYVAPKRFFPYVSRQVTTDHLTGLTVTTEHQYKAATVDHGNPYKITETRGDMKTETTISWIAKGSIFKNRPENIQIKRSGLQGTYTETTTLQYDDKGRVLSNVEHSGTNAAVTTTYSRFNKFGFPETITTNANNCPTVTVTSQYDAYGRQTGITDASGTTGTQYDIFGRVKMVTRIDNLTSGYEYDGFGQIIKETLPSGNTVSFARAWDISSSQVYRIDRTEQGAPSRSVWYNATGQEIKSRTKGFSGDIYTKKEYNGKGQLYRSYLPGYGNPDSKYTEYIYDVYGRLGSEISIAGTTGYVYSGNTTTVNYPDNTFRTTTLNNAGLIESITDGGGTISYIYNSLGKPATATTNGSTTTFRYDNRGNRIALKDPNTRDTLRYVFDAYGKLRNRTNARGQQTSFLYDAAGRVISENIPEMNLTYEYVSSGNGKGQLEKIKTGNTELRKITYNNLSMPKEIMEKIDGTDYITEYSYDRYGRPLEKKSPSGFRLSHHYTGDGYLSALYDAANNTMLWQAGTVNALGNVTSSTLGNGLIRNTEYDSNMMLQNISLNNGASKVDEIAYNFTVSSGNLQQRNDKTLLRKEDFGYDGLKRLNSISLNNAAAQSVVYKPDGSIESKYDVGTYLYGSNNHAVSGINNLATGYSPRMFELEHTSFNRTSSVAMDGQRITFAYGPDKQRNISRFYESAGVTTPQTTRYYNGNYEKEVTGNSIKEYDYIYSPEGLVAITVTSGGARSLYYAHTDHLGSLRVLSDGSKNISSRYHYDAWGKRTRTAGSDITMRGFTGHEHLDGFGLVNMNARMYDPVLGRFLSIDPYVQMPDNTQSFNRYSYCLNNPLAYTDPSGEFFLWTIITGIVDFFATGLFQWDWKNYDPTASWSNTNKAWQIDLGQFRSDPNKDGWGRFWEVISRFTWQAPQTAIGYTGAGVQNLFDGVKSVTNYGGATVIETYGKWKEGGGVTFGSYIFGERGIQADPKNSLFQHEYGHYLQSQATGWYYLTNRGLQSLFSQEKKHSHNRVEQDANIRAFKYFHKYEKELFDVYDKKSGAYIGKWDYNDNPILDYNWLIHYDSEHNQDVLRKRKMKLQFEEYFGSFSVP, from the coding sequence ATGAAATATTTATCTATATATCTTTTATTATTATTGTCCTTAAGGGCAGCCGGACAGCAAAGTATTACCCGGTCAATAAATGAAAGCGGGAGCACAAAAGAACATATCGCCCGTGATTATGTCAAGTTTTCGAACGGATATCGTTATAAGGCAACAGGTAGTTACAGAATGCGTGCGGCTATTGATGAACATATTGTCATTTCTGCGGATTATCAGTCAACTCCTCCTTCTGAAGCACGGGGACTGAACACTTCATATGCCGTAGGCAGCACTCAGGGAGTGGCCGGAGTTACTCCCACAGGCGCTGCAACTTATCAGATACCCATTGCTATTCCTCCCGGAACCGGAGGCGTACAACCGAATCTATCCTTAGCTTACAATAGTCAGAACAGCAACGGGTTGTTGGGATATGGGTGGAACCTGGCCGGCGTATCGGTAATAAGCCGTTCCGGTAAAACATATCACCATGATGCCAAAACAGAGGCAATACAACTCAATAACACCGATAACCTGATGTTGGACGGACAACGTTTAATGCTGGCTTCGGGAACAAATCTAACTAATGGCGCCCAATACAGGACCGAGATAGAAAGTTTCAGCGAAATTGCCTGTAAAACAATTGGTGCATCCCTTTACTTTGAAGTAAAAACCAGGGATGGGTGGTTATTGGAATACGGTACAACTACTGATTCGTACATAGAAGCTGCAGGTTCTTCTGTTCCTTTATGCTGGCTATTGGCAAAAGTAACCGATCCGTCGGGAAATTATATGACCTATTCCTACACCGAAAACAATAGTACAGGCGAATTTCGCCTCAAACAAATAGACTATACAGGAAATACAGGATTATCGCCTTACAACCGGATAGAATTCTTCTACGAAATGCGCACTGATCAAGAGACATCCTACATTGCCGGAAATGTGGCCAAGCAAACCGTCTTGTTGAGACGAATCAAGGCGACTTCCACAAATATCAATTTCAGGGAATATAAATTTAACTACTTTTTTGATGGATTTTATTCAAAATTGACCGAAATTGAAGAATATGGTCAAAACAATGTGAGATTTAATTCCACATTGGTGAACTGGGGAGAAGGAGATGTCACCCCTGGAGAAGAAGATTACGGTTGGATTCATCCTGCCAAAAGCAGCGGTAGCAATATTCTCTTTGGCGATTTCAATGGTGACGGGAAGACGGATTTTATTGAATATCCAGTAAAAAACAGTTATACTACTGAGGATAAGTTATCATTGTACCTGGCTACATCCTATTATGGGATAGTTGAATTTTATAAAAAAAGTTCTATCTCATTATCTGAAGGGTTCAGGAGAGCATTTCTTGCCGACATGAATGGTGACGGTAAAATGGACGTTGTATTGGTTTCGGCAGCCCCTAATGGAACATACAGATATAATTATTATTTTTCTGACGGAGAACGACTAACTTATAATTATAAGGGATTCAACACTGGTAATACATCGAACAACATTGAAGAAATTGCAGGAGATTTCAATGGCAACGGAAAATACGAGATTTTAATAAAGGATAGTCAACGATTGTATGATGAAAACGGAAATTTGATTGCTACCGGAGGAATTACATGGGGACAGAGACATTATGATGAGCTCCCGTATGACCGTAATATAATTGATTTTAATGGCAACGGAAAATTAGACCTGCTGGTACTTGATAATTCCGGATACAGGGTATATGAACTGAACGGCTCTAGCTTTACATTGATATGCTCAGGTACTGACTTGAAATACACTTCATCATTTGATTATAGTCCTCTTGTAGGCGATTTTAACGGAGATGGGAATTCAGATATTCTTGTTCAGAGATACAGTACAAATGAATATTATATTCTGTTTTCAAAAGGAACTGCATTTGAGAAAAAGTCGCTTCCAAATTTGAATATCACAGGTAAATGGTTTGCTGCAGACTTCAACAGGGATGGTAGGACGGATATTATACATTGTTCCCGGAATAACGGGTATGGATTTCCTATGAGGATAGGATTGTTTGATGGTCAAGGCTTCCAGTTCGAAACCGTTCGCTCCGATCTTATCACGGCAAGCGACATGAATATGGAGACAAGTTGGAAATATTTATATTTTTCGGATTTCAATGGAGATGGTGTCCCGGAAATATGTTTCACCAGGTATATCGATGCATTAATATTGAAATCTCTCGATAAAAAACAGAATTTACTGCTCCAATCCATTACCGATGGCCTGAACAGGCGGATTAGCTTCACATATACTCCCATGACATCCTCTGATGTATATTCGAGAACAACAGAATCTCATAGCTTTCCGGTCATCAGTATGCAGGTACCTCTCTATCTGGTCAAGTCAATGAGCATTATGAATAATAGCGGATTCAATGATCATATATCATACTACTATACGGATGCTCGTATACACCGGCAGGGAAAAGGTTTTTTAGGCTTTGGACAAGTAGAACAAATTAATTACCAACAAAATCGAAAAACCATTACCCATTACGATCATAATACATTTTATTATATGGTATATACGACAAAACAGGAAGTAAAAAATTATTCCGGTACCACCGATATTTCAACCGTTGATTATACCAATAATTACTTATATGTTGCTCCAAAAAGGTTTTTCCCTTATGTATCCCGACAGGTTACTACAGATCATCTGACAGGTTTAACAGTAACGACGGAACATCAATACAAAGCCGCTACTGTCGATCATGGAAATCCGTATAAAATTACAGAAACCAGGGGAGATATGAAAACTGAAACCACCATTTCGTGGATTGCCAAAGGCAGTATATTTAAAAACCGTCCCGAAAACATCCAGATAAAACGAAGCGGCCTTCAGGGTACTTATACAGAAACCACAACTTTACAATATGATGATAAGGGAAGGGTGTTATCAAATGTAGAACATTCGGGAACGAATGCTGCCGTGACCACCACATATAGCCGTTTCAATAAATTCGGTTTTCCGGAAACCATAACGACCAATGCGAATAATTGCCCTACAGTGACGGTTACATCCCAATATGACGCGTATGGGCGTCAAACCGGAATAACCGACGCATCGGGAACTACGGGTACACAATATGATATTTTCGGAAGGGTGAAAATGGTCACCAGAATCGACAACCTCACATCAGGTTACGAATATGACGGATTCGGACAAATAATAAAAGAAACGCTTCCTTCCGGTAATACGGTCAGTTTTGCCAGAGCATGGGATATCAGTAGCTCCCAGGTCTACCGCATTGACCGTACGGAGCAAGGAGCGCCTTCCCGGTCAGTATGGTACAATGCAACCGGACAGGAAATAAAATCACGGACAAAAGGTTTTTCGGGCGACATATATACCAAAAAGGAATATAACGGTAAAGGGCAACTTTATCGCAGTTACCTGCCCGGGTATGGCAATCCGGATAGCAAATACACAGAATATATTTATGATGTATACGGACGCCTTGGATCGGAAATATCCATAGCCGGAACGACCGGTTATGTTTATAGTGGTAATACAACAACCGTGAATTATCCCGATAATACATTCCGTACCACTACACTCAATAATGCAGGACTGATAGAGAGCATCACCGACGGAGGAGGAACCATCAGTTATATCTATAACAGTCTCGGCAAGCCGGCAACAGCAACGACAAACGGATCGACAACCACTTTCAGATATGATAACCGGGGAAATCGCATCGCATTAAAAGATCCGAATACCAGAGATACGCTTCGTTATGTCTTTGATGCTTATGGAAAATTACGGAACCGTACCAATGCGCGAGGACAACAAACCTCATTCCTTTATGATGCTGCCGGAAGGGTGATATCGGAGAATATCCCGGAAATGAACCTGACTTATGAGTATGTATCTTCGGGAAATGGAAAGGGACAACTGGAGAAGATTAAAACCGGAAATACGGAGTTACGTAAAATTACGTACAATAATCTGAGCATGCCAAAAGAAATAATGGAAAAGATTGACGGCACGGATTATATTACCGAATATTCATACGACCGATACGGACGACCGCTGGAAAAGAAATCCCCTTCCGGATTCAGGTTATCACATCATTACACCGGCGACGGATATCTAAGTGCTTTGTATGATGCCGCAAATAATACTATGTTATGGCAGGCCGGAACGGTAAATGCTTTGGGAAATGTAACATCAAGCACCTTGGGTAATGGATTGATACGAAATACGGAATATGACAGCAATATGATGCTACAAAACATCTCCTTAAATAACGGGGCATCCAAAGTTGACGAAATAGCATACAACTTCACCGTTTCTTCAGGCAATCTACAGCAACGCAATGACAAAACACTCCTCCGCAAGGAAGACTTCGGGTATGACGGCCTGAAACGCTTAAACTCGATAAGCCTGAACAACGCAGCCGCACAGAGTGTCGTCTATAAACCCGACGGCAGTATCGAGAGCAAGTATGATGTAGGCACTTACCTGTATGGAAGTAATAATCATGCTGTGTCAGGTATCAATAATCTGGCTACAGGTTATTCTCCACGGATGTTTGAACTGGAGCACACCTCATTCAACCGCACATCATCAGTAGCAATGGACGGACAAAGGATAACCTTCGCTTACGGGCCTGATAAACAGCGTAACATCAGCCGTTTTTATGAGAGTGCCGGCGTAACGACCCCACAAACCACCCGGTATTATAACGGTAATTACGAAAAAGAAGTTACGGGAAACAGCATTAAGGAATACGATTATATTTACAGTCCCGAAGGCCTGGTAGCAATAACTGTTACCTCCGGTGGAGCACGTTCTTTATATTATGCCCACACCGATCATCTGGGAAGCCTGAGGGTATTGTCCGACGGTTCGAAAAACATCTCATCCCGTTATCATTACGATGCATGGGGTAAACGTACACGTACAGCTGGAAGTGATATCACCATGCGGGGCTTTACCGGACATGAACATTTAGACGGGTTCGGACTGGTCAATATGAATGCCCGCATGTACGATCCTGTTTTAGGACGTTTCCTGAGTATTGACCCTTATGTACAGATGCCGGATAATACACAAAGTTTTAACCGCTATAGTTACTGTCTGAATAATCCATTGGCTTATACGGATCCGAGCGGAGAATTTTTTCTATGGACAATTATTACTGGGATCGTCGATTTCTTTGCGACAGGCTTATTTCAATGGGATTGGAAAAATTATGACCCAACAGCATCATGGTCCAATACCAATAAAGCATGGCAAATAGATTTGGGTCAGTTTAGAAGTGATCCTAATAAAGATGGGTGGGGTAGATTCTGGGAAGTTATTTCCCGGTTTACATGGCAGGCACCACAAACGGCAATTGGTTACACGGGAGCAGGGGTCCAGAATTTATTCGACGGAGTAAAAAGTGTCACCAATTATGGTGGAGCAACTGTAATTGAAACATATGGAAAATGGAAAGAAGGAGGTGGGGTCACTTTCGGAAGTTATATTTTCGGTGAACGTGGAATCCAGGCTGATCCAAAAAATAGTCTTTTTCAGCATGAGTATGGGCATTACTTACAAAGTCAGGCCACAGGATGGTATTACTTGACAAATCGGGGATTACAAAGCCTGTTTAGTCAAGAAAAAAAGCATAGTCACAATCGTGTTGAACAGGATGCAAATATAAGGGCTTTCAAATATTTCCATAAATACGAAAAAGAACTATTTGACGTATATGATAAAAAAAGCGGAGCATATATAGGAAAATGGGATTATAATGATAATCCCATATTGGATTATAACTGGCTGATACATTATGATTCGGAACATAATCAGGATGTTTTAAGAAAAAGAAAAATGAAATTGCAGTTCGAAGAATATTTTGGCTCTTTTTCTGTTCCGTAA
- a CDS encoding glutamine--tRNA ligase/YqeY domain fusion protein, whose amino-acid sequence MSDSTHLPVEETKQSLNFIQAIIEEDIRYGKDGGKVHTRFPPEPNGYLHIGHATAICLNFGLAKQYNGKCNLRFDDTNPTKEDDEYIGSILEDVQWLGFRWDGEVLYASDYFGQLYDWAEKMILDGKAYVDDQPAEVISAQRGTPTEPGTNSPYRDRSPEENLDLFRKMRVGEFEAGTRVLRAKIDMSSPNMLLRDPIMYRIMFVPHYRTGTQWCIYPMYDFTHGQSDYLEGITHSICTLEFEVHRPLYNWFLDQLIDTEYRPRQIEFARRNLSYTVMSKRRLLELVQKGIVAGWNDPRMPTLSGLRRAGYTPESIRMFAEKVGVARREIVVDIALLEYCIREHLNRIAPRVMAVLDPVKVVIDNYPVGYSEEVEIENNPEDLSSGTRMVPFSGELYIERGDFMEDAPKKFFRMTPGNEVRLKGAYIVKCVGLDKDADGNITAIHCTYDPETRSGTGTDANRKVKGTLHWVSAKDAIDAEVRLYDRLFRDEDPAGHKDIDFKEFLNENSLEIRKGCKLEPGLAGAQPGDRFQFQRLGYFCVDKDSTAGELVFNRTVTLKDSWAKQGK is encoded by the coding sequence ATGAGTGATTCTACCCATTTACCGGTTGAAGAAACAAAGCAAAGCCTGAATTTTATCCAGGCGATCATCGAAGAAGACATCCGTTACGGAAAGGACGGAGGGAAGGTGCATACGCGTTTTCCGCCCGAACCGAACGGATATTTACATATCGGTCATGCTACGGCTATATGTCTTAATTTTGGCCTGGCCAAGCAATACAACGGAAAATGTAATCTTCGTTTTGACGATACCAATCCTACCAAAGAAGATGATGAATATATCGGATCGATACTGGAAGATGTTCAGTGGTTAGGTTTCCGGTGGGACGGAGAGGTGCTTTATGCTTCGGACTATTTCGGGCAATTGTATGACTGGGCAGAAAAAATGATCCTGGATGGGAAAGCCTATGTAGACGACCAGCCGGCAGAAGTGATCAGCGCTCAGCGGGGAACACCCACGGAGCCAGGAACCAACAGTCCTTACCGCGACAGGTCCCCGGAAGAAAACCTTGATCTTTTCAGGAAGATGCGGGTAGGGGAATTTGAAGCCGGAACAAGGGTGTTACGGGCTAAGATCGATATGTCTTCTCCCAATATGCTGTTGCGGGATCCGATCATGTACCGCATCATGTTTGTACCCCACTACCGGACCGGAACCCAATGGTGTATTTATCCGATGTATGACTTCACCCACGGACAGAGTGATTACCTGGAAGGAATTACCCATTCCATCTGTACACTTGAATTCGAGGTACATCGTCCTTTGTATAACTGGTTTCTTGATCAGTTGATCGATACGGAATACCGTCCCCGGCAGATCGAGTTCGCCCGCCGCAACCTGAGTTATACGGTGATGAGTAAAAGACGTTTACTGGAGCTTGTACAGAAAGGTATTGTGGCCGGATGGAATGATCCCCGTATGCCGACATTATCGGGATTACGCAGGGCCGGATATACACCCGAATCCATCCGGATGTTTGCAGAAAAAGTAGGTGTAGCACGCCGGGAAATTGTCGTGGATATTGCCCTGCTGGAATATTGTATCCGGGAACATCTGAACCGGATAGCTCCCCGGGTGATGGCCGTACTGGATCCGGTGAAAGTGGTCATTGACAACTATCCTGTCGGATATAGCGAAGAGGTGGAAATTGAAAATAATCCGGAGGATCTCTCTTCAGGTACGCGGATGGTTCCCTTCTCAGGGGAATTATATATTGAACGTGGTGATTTTATGGAAGATGCACCTAAAAAGTTCTTCCGGATGACGCCCGGCAATGAGGTCCGGCTGAAAGGGGCCTACATAGTGAAATGTGTCGGTTTGGATAAGGATGCGGATGGAAATATAACCGCCATCCATTGTACCTATGATCCTGAAACGCGTAGCGGGACAGGCACGGATGCCAACCGGAAGGTGAAAGGGACCCTGCACTGGGTTTCTGCCAAAGATGCCATCGACGCGGAAGTGCGGCTTTATGACCGGTTGTTCAGGGATGAAGATCCTGCCGGACATAAAGATATTGACTTCAAAGAATTCCTGAATGAAAATTCACTGGAAATAAGAAAAGGCTGCAAACTCGAACCGGGTCTGGCCGGCGCACAACCGGGAGATCGTTTCCAGTTCCAGCGTCTGGGTTATTTCTGTGTGGATAAGGATAGCACTGCCGGGGAATTGGTTTTTAACCGTACAGTGACGTTAAAAGATTCCTGGGCGAAACAGGGGAAATAA
- the pheT gene encoding phenylalanine--tRNA ligase subunit beta, with translation MQVSYRWLKEYIQTDLKPEEISKILTSIGLEVDSLDEWCPVKGGLEGFVIGEVLTCEKHPNADKLSVTTVNVGTSCPLGIVCGAPNVAAGQKVVVATIGTTIYTDEGNFEIKKSKIRGVESEGMICAEDEMGLGQSHDGIMVLDAAAVPGTLAKDYFKIETDYIFEIGLTPNRIDAASHIGVARDLAAYLEVNVPEFSKKERYQIPSIDHFSIDNKHLPVEIVVENAEACPRYCGLTISGVQVAPSPEWLQVRLRSIGISPINNVVDITNFVLHEMCQPLHAFDADKIKGNKVVVKTLPEGTPFVTLDGVKRKLAADDLMICDAEKGMCIGGVFGGLDSGITDGTVNVFLESAYFNPRFIRRTAKRHGLNTDASFRFERGIDPNNTVYALKRAALLIREIAGGKISSDVVDVYPDPIGPFPVELKYKRINRLIGHEIAPDIIKNIMEALDIPIESRTTYGMEIKVPPYRVDVQREADVVEEILRIYGYNNVDFSDELHSTLSYSQKPERERIVNITGDFLSSCGFNEIMSNSLTKMSYYQDSEMFKATQSVTILNPLSQDLGCMRQTLLYGGLEAIIYNSNRRNPDLKLYEFGNCYFKEPAHPGQPLAGYTEQHHLALFVTGNKMDGNWNTPVQASTFYTLKAYAENIFKRLGIHLSALKMDEIDSNEIFSEGLVYSEKSDVVLEMGVVHQKLLKQFDIKTPVYYADFRWDTVLRLLNGLKITYVDLPRFPEVRRDLSLLVDKKIRFAEIQDVARRAERKLLKNTSLFDVYEGEKIAEGKKSYAVAFTLQDMEQTLTDKQIDKAMQRIVQALEKETGAQVRQ, from the coding sequence ATGCAAGTATCGTATCGATGGTTAAAGGAGTATATCCAAACCGACCTGAAACCTGAAGAAATATCTAAGATTTTGACCTCTATCGGTCTGGAAGTTGATTCATTGGATGAATGGTGTCCTGTTAAGGGCGGTCTTGAGGGTTTTGTGATCGGAGAGGTTTTGACTTGCGAAAAACATCCGAATGCCGACAAATTGAGTGTAACGACAGTAAACGTAGGTACCAGCTGTCCGCTTGGGATCGTGTGTGGGGCTCCTAATGTCGCTGCCGGGCAAAAAGTGGTGGTAGCAACTATAGGTACGACCATATATACAGATGAAGGGAATTTTGAAATCAAGAAATCAAAAATACGCGGGGTTGAATCCGAAGGGATGATCTGCGCTGAAGATGAAATGGGACTGGGACAATCGCATGACGGTATTATGGTGCTTGACGCCGCAGCTGTTCCCGGAACATTGGCTAAGGATTACTTTAAAATAGAAACCGACTATATTTTTGAGATCGGACTTACTCCCAACAGGATTGATGCGGCTTCCCATATTGGTGTGGCCCGTGATCTGGCTGCATATCTGGAAGTAAATGTTCCTGAATTTTCAAAAAAAGAGAGATATCAGATACCTTCAATTGATCACTTTTCAATAGATAATAAGCATCTTCCTGTCGAAATTGTGGTGGAAAATGCAGAAGCATGTCCCAGGTATTGCGGGTTGACTATCAGTGGTGTTCAGGTGGCTCCATCACCGGAATGGTTGCAGGTCCGCTTGCGTTCTATCGGTATTTCTCCCATCAATAATGTTGTGGATATCACTAATTTTGTACTTCATGAAATGTGCCAGCCGCTACATGCTTTCGATGCGGATAAGATCAAGGGAAACAAAGTAGTGGTAAAAACTTTGCCGGAAGGTACGCCTTTTGTTACGTTGGATGGAGTAAAACGGAAGTTGGCTGCGGATGACCTGATGATCTGTGATGCAGAAAAAGGAATGTGTATCGGTGGTGTATTCGGTGGACTGGATTCCGGTATTACGGACGGGACAGTGAATGTTTTCCTGGAAAGTGCATATTTCAATCCCAGGTTTATCAGGCGGACTGCCAAACGGCATGGATTGAACACAGATGCATCGTTCAGGTTTGAAAGGGGAATCGATCCCAATAATACCGTGTATGCTTTGAAACGGGCAGCTCTTCTTATCAGGGAGATAGCCGGAGGAAAAATCAGTTCCGATGTGGTGGATGTTTATCCCGATCCTATCGGTCCTTTCCCTGTTGAATTGAAATACAAACGGATCAACAGGCTGATAGGTCACGAAATAGCGCCGGATATCATAAAAAATATCATGGAAGCCCTGGATATCCCGATAGAAAGCCGGACAACGTACGGCATGGAAATTAAGGTACCTCCCTACCGTGTGGATGTTCAGCGGGAAGCGGATGTCGTGGAAGAAATCCTGCGTATTTACGGATACAATAATGTGGATTTCAGTGATGAACTGCATTCTACGCTTTCATACTCTCAAAAACCTGAACGGGAGAGGATCGTGAATATAACCGGTGATTTTCTGAGCAGCTGCGGATTTAATGAGATCATGTCCAATTCCCTGACGAAAATGTCTTATTATCAGGATTCGGAAATGTTTAAAGCAACACAATCTGTGACCATCCTCAACCCTTTAAGCCAGGATCTGGGATGTATGCGCCAGACATTGCTTTACGGCGGATTGGAAGCAATTATCTATAATTCCAACCGTAGAAATCCGGACCTGAAATTATATGAATTCGGTAATTGTTACTTTAAAGAACCGGCACATCCCGGCCAGCCATTGGCGGGCTACACCGAGCAGCATCACCTGGCTTTGTTTGTTACCGGAAATAAAATGGACGGGAACTGGAATACTCCGGTGCAGGCTTCCACTTTTTACACTTTGAAGGCATATGCTGAGAATATCTTTAAGCGTTTGGGAATTCACCTCTCTGCATTAAAGATGGATGAAATCGATTCCAATGAGATATTTTCAGAGGGACTTGTTTATTCAGAGAAATCGGATGTCGTTCTGGAAATGGGAGTTGTACATCAGAAGTTATTGAAACAATTCGATATAAAAACGCCGGTTTATTATGCGGATTTTCGTTGGGATACCGTATTACGGTTATTGAACGGCCTGAAGATAACCTATGTGGATCTTCCCCGTTTCCCGGAAGTGCGTCGTGATCTGTCTTTACTGGTAGATAAAAAGATTCGTTTTGCAGAAATACAGGATGTGGCCCGTCGTGCCGAGCGCAAATTGTTGAAAAACACCTCGCTCTTTGATGTATATGAAGGTGAAAAAATAGCAGAGGGAAAGAAATCGTATGCGGTGGCATTTACCTTACAGGATATGGAGCAGACCCTTACCGATAAACAGATCGATAAAGCCATGCAACGGATCGTCCAGGCGCTTGAAAAAGAAACAGGAGCCCAGGTACGTCAATAA